The Anabaena sp. WA102 genome contains a region encoding:
- a CDS encoding 16S rRNA (uracil(1498)-N(3))-methyltransferase, which translates to MSQLQRITVHPQQLQANKLVLTPQQQHYLLRVLRLRDSDKFIVMDGMGKWWLAQLQGEQGEILEPLEVKTELPVAITLMMALPKGNGFDEIVRCCTELGVTCIAPILSDRTLLNPSPKKLERWQRIASEAAEQSERAVVPTILQPVAFNTAIKENIATHRYICEARGDYPHLQQIINKTANEIIIAIGPEGGWTNQEIEIAIESGFQPISLGRRILRAVTAPIVAISLIAANFE; encoded by the coding sequence ATGTCCCAACTTCAACGCATTACTGTTCATCCCCAACAACTTCAAGCTAACAAACTTGTATTAACACCTCAACAACAACATTATTTGCTGCGGGTATTGCGCTTGCGAGATAGTGATAAATTTATTGTGATGGATGGTATGGGGAAATGGTGGTTAGCGCAGTTACAAGGGGAACAAGGAGAGATTTTAGAACCGCTGGAGGTAAAAACTGAATTACCTGTGGCTATTACCTTGATGATGGCATTACCCAAAGGCAATGGATTTGATGAAATTGTCCGGTGTTGTACTGAGTTAGGGGTAACTTGTATTGCACCTATTTTGAGCGATCGCACCCTATTAAATCCCAGCCCCAAAAAACTAGAACGTTGGCAGCGTATAGCCTCAGAAGCCGCTGAACAGTCAGAACGGGCTGTAGTTCCCACCATCCTCCAACCAGTAGCTTTCAACACTGCCATCAAAGAAAATATTGCCACTCATCGTTATATCTGTGAAGCTCGTGGAGATTATCCTCATTTACAGCAGATAATCAATAAAACTGCAAATGAGATCATTATTGCCATTGGCCCAGAAGGAGGTTGGACAAATCAAGAAATAGAAATAGCCATAGAATCAGGATTTCAGCCCATTTCCTTGGGTCGTCGGATTCTTCGCGCAGTCACCGCACCCATAGTTGCCATATCTTTAATAGCAGCAAATTTTGAATGA
- a CDS encoding tetratricopeptide repeat protein: MVVWRKLIASSLISFLAIGCSDLANSSPDNTQQVAQESNVNQLITEVQDSQKAKNLLLQGNGLLDTHRYQEALNVYNQVIAIKADSAETWVNRGNALIALQQYPEAVLSYDKAIAIRPNKDEAWYNRGNALTALGNYEEAVKSYNEAIAIHSNKHEAWINRGIALTKLQRYKEALASYNQAITIQPNLHQAYYNKACNYALQNNLELAIDNLKKAIQLVPKKYQDLAKTDPDFAKIRGEQRFQALLH; this comes from the coding sequence ATGGTAGTTTGGCGAAAATTAATTGCCTCTAGTTTAATTAGTTTTCTGGCGATTGGCTGTAGTGATTTGGCAAATTCTTCTCCAGATAATACTCAACAAGTTGCCCAGGAAAGCAATGTTAATCAACTAATTACAGAGGTGCAAGATAGTCAAAAAGCCAAAAATTTATTACTACAAGGTAATGGTTTGTTGGATACCCATCGTTATCAAGAAGCTTTAAATGTATATAATCAGGTCATAGCTATTAAAGCTGATAGTGCGGAGACTTGGGTAAATCGTGGTAATGCTTTAATTGCTTTGCAACAGTATCCAGAAGCGGTATTATCTTATGATAAGGCGATCGCTATTCGTCCAAATAAAGATGAGGCTTGGTATAATCGTGGTAATGCTTTAACGGCTTTAGGAAATTATGAAGAAGCTGTTAAATCATACAATGAAGCGATCGCTATTCACTCGAATAAACATGAAGCTTGGATTAACCGAGGCATTGCTCTGACTAAATTACAACGCTACAAAGAAGCTTTGGCATCTTACAATCAAGCAATTACTATTCAACCCAATTTGCACCAAGCATATTATAACAAGGCTTGTAATTATGCCTTGCAAAATAATCTCGAACTAGCAATTGATAACCTCAAAAAAGCTATTCAACTTGTACCCAAAAAATATCAAGATTTAGCGAAAACCGACCCAGATTTTGCTAAAATTCGCGGTGAACAGCGGTTTCAAGCATTATTACATTGA
- a CDS encoding pentapeptide repeat-containing protein: MSIEPDSSNSEINQADELATDGSDHSLLTEGLGKKQIFGQSAFKANMSKGATFLVESNSSLQTAITPRILLFTSLAIATTIISIVINNSFLGIVGTLATLILSLLILFPWLQNIIQEWFSPQDRNVFIGLIGVIVAIIGLFRFTNLGSGLLSWGKRVNWDASGTLAEWFGALGQIAIAIIAVYVAWRQYVISKDLTIQQNLLTVQQNIITQQQTIDSYFQGISDLVLDEEGLLEDWPQERAIAEGRTAAIFSSVDGSGKAKILRFLSRSKLLSPLQRDRRLGRAILDGSGGYAEDLLEGVRVIDLGVMLAGADLADNDLRWTDLSEANLIRANLSNCDLVKANLARTILYDANLSNADLNGVRLFYGLPEQASPRSRSEPPNYETGEHTGAVIENADFTNAQRMSESTRHYCCTWCGEKTRRTIPGGCQGIPNKLGR; encoded by the coding sequence ATGAGTATTGAACCTGACTCATCCAACTCAGAAATAAATCAAGCAGATGAATTAGCAACTGATGGTAGTGATCACTCATTACTAACAGAAGGATTAGGAAAAAAACAAATATTTGGACAATCTGCATTCAAGGCGAACATGAGCAAAGGGGCTACGTTTCTTGTGGAAAGTAACTCCAGTTTGCAAACTGCTATTACCCCAAGAATTTTATTATTTACCAGTTTGGCGATCGCCACAACTATCATTAGTATTGTCATTAATAACTCATTTCTGGGGATTGTGGGAACTTTAGCAACCTTGATTTTATCACTGTTAATCCTGTTCCCGTGGCTGCAAAATATTATTCAAGAATGGTTTTCACCTCAAGATAGAAATGTATTTATTGGCTTAATAGGAGTAATAGTAGCAATAATTGGCTTATTCAGATTTACTAATTTGGGTAGTGGTTTACTGAGTTGGGGAAAAAGAGTTAACTGGGATGCTTCTGGGACTTTAGCAGAATGGTTTGGAGCATTGGGACAAATTGCCATTGCTATCATCGCCGTTTATGTAGCATGGCGACAATATGTAATTTCTAAAGACCTCACCATTCAACAAAACCTGCTAACTGTACAGCAAAACATTATTACCCAACAGCAAACCATAGATTCCTACTTTCAAGGAATTTCTGACCTAGTATTAGATGAAGAAGGATTATTAGAAGATTGGCCACAAGAAAGAGCGATCGCTGAAGGACGCACCGCCGCTATATTTAGTAGTGTAGATGGCAGTGGTAAAGCCAAAATTCTGCGATTTCTCTCCCGTTCCAAATTACTCTCTCCCCTCCAGCGCGATCGCCGACTAGGAAGAGCTATTCTAGATGGTAGTGGTGGTTATGCCGAAGATCTTTTAGAAGGAGTGCGCGTCATTGATTTAGGTGTCATGTTAGCAGGTGCAGATTTAGCCGACAATGATTTACGCTGGACAGATTTAAGTGAAGCTAACCTCATTCGTGCTAATCTGAGTAATTGCGATTTAGTCAAAGCCAACCTTGCCCGCACAATCTTATATGATGCCAATTTGAGCAACGCCGATTTAAATGGAGTGCGCCTATTTTATGGTTTACCTGAACAGGCATCCCCCCGCAGTCGCAGCGAACCACCCAACTACGAAACAGGAGAACACACCGGCGCAGTTATCGAAAATGCCGACTTCACCAACGCCCAAAGAATGTCCGAATCTACCCGTCACTATTGCTGTACTTGGTGTGGAGAAAAAACCAGACGGACAATTCCCGGTGGTTGTCAAGGGATTCCTAACAAATTGGGAAGATAA
- a CDS encoding C1 family peptidase: protein MRNSKFLQISTAALLSLGIFQNIALAQPIKTQIRIPPSQTVDKNLSQIKINPLYLEREQKAPLIIKNQLLELRRDIQSKNFTFQVGYTTALDYKLEQLAATQAPDDLPTQANIQNAVAAQILNLDSAEREKFERINPGVIPELQLIKRNGCFASAKSFDWRNLNKVTPVRNQGGCGSCWAFATLGAYEGNNLIRNNSAADASEQQIINWGGAGSCGGGWWSKAFDFLINKGTATEATVPYTATNNPYNPSVDTPYRSIAWGYVKPNGGIPTVAEMKLAMCKYGPLTVAVRVTPAFQGYVSGVFNEQANGPINHGVTLIGWDDQKQAWLIKNSWGTGWGDNGYMWIGYNSNSIGYGAAWTQARSNFYKLSPDLLKKITPLKINPELIKVNSKNISR, encoded by the coding sequence ATGAGAAATTCTAAATTTCTGCAAATATCTACTGCGGCTTTATTGAGTTTAGGAATCTTCCAAAACATAGCTCTTGCTCAACCAATTAAAACCCAAATAAGAATCCCCCCATCTCAAACTGTAGATAAAAATTTATCGCAAATCAAAATCAATCCCCTTTATCTTGAACGAGAACAAAAAGCTCCCTTAATCATTAAAAATCAACTACTGGAATTACGCCGGGATATCCAGTCAAAAAACTTCACCTTTCAGGTAGGTTACACCACAGCCTTAGATTATAAACTAGAGCAACTAGCCGCCACCCAAGCACCAGATGATTTACCAACACAGGCTAACATCCAAAACGCCGTTGCAGCACAAATCTTAAATCTTGATTCAGCCGAACGTGAGAAATTTGAACGTATCAATCCCGGCGTAATCCCTGAATTACAATTAATTAAACGTAATGGCTGTTTTGCCTCAGCCAAATCCTTTGACTGGCGGAATTTAAATAAAGTTACCCCAGTTCGTAACCAAGGAGGTTGCGGTAGTTGTTGGGCATTTGCTACCTTGGGAGCTTACGAAGGGAATAACCTCATTCGCAATAACTCCGCTGCTGATGCTTCCGAACAGCAAATTATTAACTGGGGTGGTGCAGGTAGTTGTGGTGGGGGTTGGTGGTCTAAAGCATTTGATTTCCTCATTAACAAAGGCACAGCCACCGAAGCCACAGTACCCTACACCGCCACCAACAATCCCTACAATCCCAGCGTAGACACTCCCTACCGTTCCATAGCCTGGGGATATGTTAAACCAAACGGCGGAATTCCCACAGTTGCAGAAATGAAACTGGCTATGTGCAAATATGGACCCTTAACAGTTGCAGTGAGAGTTACTCCTGCTTTCCAAGGTTATGTTAGCGGCGTATTTAACGAGCAAGCAAATGGTCCTATTAATCATGGTGTCACCCTCATTGGTTGGGATGATCAAAAACAAGCTTGGTTAATCAAGAATTCTTGGGGTACAGGTTGGGGTGACAATGGTTATATGTGGATTGGCTATAACAGCAATAGCATCGGTTATGGCGCAGCTTGGACTCAAGCTAGAAGCAATTTCTACAAGCTTTCTCCTGACTTGTTGAAAAAAATCACTCCTTTAAAAATCAATCCAGAATTAATTAAAGTTAATTCCAAAAACATCTCTCGATAA
- a CDS encoding protease inhibitor I42 family protein: protein MSLTKRVFLIISLLTTLTIIFQVSNTANPPMSKSEITVNDANNNSQIIIQKGNMMIVELLTNPGTGYSWQIIKNDPDKLKPLGDSVLKPLETEAPGASENQVFQFLAQNSGSAVLELHYLRPWERNLPPLKTYQINVKIRG from the coding sequence ATGTCCCTTACAAAGCGAGTTTTTTTAATTATTTCTCTGTTAACTACCTTGACTATTATTTTTCAAGTTAGTAATACGGCTAATCCTCCTATGTCTAAATCAGAAATCACTGTCAATGATGCTAACAATAACAGTCAGATTATTATTCAAAAAGGTAATATGATGATTGTTGAATTGTTAACTAATCCAGGAACAGGCTATAGTTGGCAAATTATTAAAAATGACCCTGACAAACTCAAACCTTTGGGAGATTCAGTATTAAAGCCATTAGAGACAGAAGCCCCAGGAGCATCTGAAAATCAAGTTTTCCAGTTTTTAGCCCAAAATTCGGGTTCAGCAGTGCTAGAACTCCATTATTTACGTCCCTGGGAAAGAAATCTGCCGCCCTTAAAAACCTATCAAATTAACGTCAAAATTCGTGGATGA
- a CDS encoding Coq4 family protein, protein MIKLFLPLAHHLLSNNLQLLKPGPVETDSQFLLAHITETHDIWHIVTGSNTSVLGEIQLEAFCVSQLYASRFWLGLLTKNLLKVVLYDIELSTKYMDAITQGWIMAKQAKPLFGIEWNLLWETPLADVRNSLNIIHEF, encoded by the coding sequence ATTATCAAGCTGTTCCTACCCCTTGCACATCATCTGCTGTCCAATAATTTACAACTCTTAAAACCAGGTCCTGTCGAAACCGATAGCCAATTCCTATTAGCCCACATCACTGAAACCCATGATATTTGGCATATCGTCACTGGTAGCAATACAAGTGTCCTGGGTGAAATTCAATTAGAAGCCTTTTGTGTTTCTCAGTTATATGCCAGCCGTTTTTGGTTGGGATTATTAACTAAAAATTTGTTGAAAGTTGTTTTATATGACATTGAACTTTCAACAAAATACATGGATGCTATTACCCAAGGATGGATCATGGCTAAACAGGCTAAACCACTATTTGGCATAGAATGGAATCTACTCTGGGAAACTCCATTGGCAGATGTGCGAAATTCCTTAAATATCATCCACGAATTTTGA
- a CDS encoding RNA-guided endonuclease InsQ/TnpB family protein, producing the protein MLLSFKTALIPNNGQVTAFRKASGVARHAYNWANAQVIDILVTQKEGEKLKLPSAIDLHKKLVAEVKSEHIWYYEVNKNVPQKALADLRQAWDRCFKKTSKQPRFKKKGQHDSFYLESGTKAKPAIKNDGKRIKLPSIGWVRLAEPLPITATHNCVISRQADKWFISVKYEIEKPPILADRPTIGVDVGIKELAVCSNGEIFKNPKAYRRMSKRMKRLQRSVTQKVKGSNNRKKAVRKLAKLHAKVSNIRQDSIHKLTYYLAKNHSVIKSAIRC; encoded by the coding sequence ATGCTTTTATCATTCAAAACCGCGTTAATTCCAAATAACGGACAGGTTACAGCTTTTCGTAAAGCATCTGGAGTAGCTAGACACGCTTACAACTGGGCAAATGCTCAAGTTATAGATATCTTAGTTACTCAAAAAGAAGGCGAAAAACTTAAATTACCATCAGCGATTGACCTGCATAAAAAGTTAGTTGCTGAGGTAAAATCTGAGCATATTTGGTATTACGAAGTTAATAAAAATGTTCCTCAGAAGGCGTTAGCTGATTTACGCCAGGCTTGGGATAGGTGTTTCAAAAAAACATCAAAACAACCACGATTCAAGAAAAAAGGACAACACGATTCTTTCTATTTAGAATCAGGAACTAAGGCGAAACCAGCGATTAAAAATGATGGTAAAAGAATTAAATTACCGTCAATTGGCTGGGTACGTTTAGCAGAACCTTTACCGATTACAGCAACTCATAATTGCGTGATTTCTAGACAGGCTGATAAATGGTTTATTTCTGTCAAGTACGAGATTGAAAAACCTCCTATACTTGCAGATAGACCGACCATCGGCGTTGACGTAGGAATAAAGGAGTTAGCAGTTTGCAGTAATGGTGAAATATTCAAAAACCCCAAAGCCTACCGCCGGATGAGTAAACGCATGAAACGTTTACAGCGTAGCGTTACCCAGAAGGTCAAGGGGTCTAATAATCGTAAAAAAGCTGTGAGAAAATTGGCTAAATTACACGCCAAAGTTTCTAATATTCGCCAGGATTCCATACACAAATTAACCTACTATCTAGCTAAAAACCACAGCGTGATAAAGAGTGCGATTCGTTGTTAG
- a CDS encoding group II intron reverse transcriptase/maturase yields MIGHRENSSESWKTLPWKQFRRNLFRLQKRVYKAVQVGDKRKAQSLQKLILKSTAARLLAIRQVSQLNAGKKTAGIDGKKSLTFKERFELNELLKASVSNWKHQELREIPIPKKDGTMRMLKIPTIADRAYQCLVKYALEPAHEATFHARSYGFRTGRSAHDAQKYLYNNLCSTRKGIDKRVIELDIEKCFDRINHTAIMDRLIAPYSIRQGIFRCLKAGVNPQFPEQGTPQGGVVSPLLANIALNGIESIHRYKDAGNNVIEPSVRYADDMVIILRPQDDATVILDKISQFLAERGMKVSEKKTKLTAATGGFDFLGWHFKVQKNGKFKCVPSVDNFKAFRKKVKHIVNNSNYGAITKAEKLAPVVRGWRNYHRFCKMKGSRNSLFHIQHRAYRVFNKETKQNRYTSKELLDKAFPSVPYSENKYINVKGEKSPYDGDLSYWSERNSKLYDNHTSKALKRQSHKCGHCGLKMLSDEKVHLHHIDGNHKNGKPKNLLAIHESCHDYIHISKSES; encoded by the coding sequence ATGATTGGACACAGAGAAAACTCTAGTGAATCTTGGAAGACGTTACCCTGGAAGCAATTCCGCCGTAACTTATTCCGCCTACAAAAACGAGTGTATAAAGCGGTTCAAGTTGGAGACAAGCGGAAAGCGCAGTCACTACAGAAGCTGATTCTGAAATCAACCGCAGCAAGATTACTGGCTATTCGTCAAGTATCACAGCTAAACGCTGGGAAAAAGACCGCAGGAATTGATGGCAAAAAGTCCCTTACCTTTAAGGAACGCTTCGAGCTTAATGAACTGCTAAAAGCATCTGTTAGCAACTGGAAACACCAGGAATTAAGAGAAATACCAATCCCCAAAAAGGACGGTACTATGAGGATGCTGAAAATCCCCACTATTGCAGACAGAGCTTACCAATGCCTTGTCAAATACGCATTAGAACCAGCACACGAAGCAACCTTTCACGCCAGGAGCTACGGGTTTAGGACGGGTCGTTCAGCGCATGACGCACAGAAATACCTGTACAACAACCTATGCTCTACACGAAAAGGAATAGATAAACGAGTTATAGAACTCGATATCGAAAAATGCTTCGACAGGATAAACCACACCGCCATCATGGATAGACTCATCGCTCCTTATAGCATAAGACAGGGAATATTCCGCTGTCTCAAAGCCGGAGTTAATCCTCAATTCCCAGAACAGGGAACACCTCAAGGCGGGGTAGTAAGTCCACTATTAGCTAACATCGCCTTAAACGGCATCGAAAGTATCCACAGATATAAAGATGCCGGAAACAACGTAATAGAACCATCAGTCCGATATGCGGATGACATGGTGATAATACTTAGACCTCAAGACGATGCTACCGTTATACTTGACAAAATCAGTCAGTTCCTAGCAGAGCGGGGAATGAAAGTCAGTGAGAAAAAGACCAAGCTAACCGCCGCGACAGGTGGGTTTGATTTCCTCGGCTGGCACTTTAAAGTCCAGAAAAACGGGAAGTTTAAATGCGTTCCATCAGTGGATAACTTCAAAGCTTTTCGCAAGAAAGTAAAACACATCGTCAACAACTCGAATTATGGTGCTATCACTAAGGCTGAGAAATTAGCCCCTGTAGTTAGAGGTTGGAGGAACTACCACCGCTTTTGTAAGATGAAAGGGTCACGCAACTCGTTATTCCACATTCAACACAGAGCTTACAGGGTATTCAACAAGGAAACCAAACAGAATCGCTACACTAGCAAGGAATTACTAGATAAAGCGTTTCCATCAGTTCCTTACTCCGAAAACAAATACATCAACGTTAAAGGTGAGAAATCACCCTATGACGGAGATTTGAGTTATTGGAGCGAGCGTAACAGCAAGCTCTATGACAACCATACCTCTAAAGCCCTCAAACGGCAAAGCCATAAATGTGGTCATTGTGGTTTAAAAATGCTCAGTGATGAGAAGGTACATTTACATCATATAGATGGAAACCATAAGAATGGTAAACCTAAAAACCTTCTAGCAATTCATGAAAGCTGCCACGATTATATTCATATCAGCAAAAGCGAAAGCTAA
- a CDS encoding RNA-guided endonuclease InsQ/TnpB family protein, giving the protein MKNHKLAGAIADCGMYEFKRQLEYKTEKFGSELILVDRFFPSSQICSNCGNHRHKMPLKNRVYVCPDCGYKADRDLNAARNIDRWFADIFIPVA; this is encoded by the coding sequence TTGAAGAACCACAAATTAGCGGGTGCTATCGCCGATTGTGGGATGTATGAGTTCAAACGACAGTTAGAGTATAAAACCGAGAAGTTCGGGAGTGAATTAATCCTTGTGGATAGGTTCTTCCCCAGTTCTCAAATATGCTCTAACTGTGGGAATCATCGTCATAAAATGCCATTAAAAAACCGCGTTTATGTTTGTCCTGATTGTGGCTATAAAGCCGATAGGGACTTAAATGCAGCGCGGAACATTGACCGATGGTTTGCGGATATTTTTATCCCTGTAGCGTAG
- a CDS encoding Coq4 family protein has translation MQVIEKVNPHSQDKVIESIINLVKADYGDFDYIGKMANAVSDSDSLQKMIDFLSITPQGKQAFQKRPMLGDINLEKLHNLPTNTLGYAVL, from the coding sequence ATGCAGGTGATAGAAAAAGTAAATCCACATTCACAAGATAAAGTTATTGAGAGTATTATTAATCTCGTCAAAGCAGATTATGGAGATTTTGATTATATCGGTAAAATGGCAAATGCCGTTAGCGATTCTGATAGCTTGCAAAAAATGATTGATTTTCTTTCTATCACTCCCCAAGGCAAACAAGCTTTTCAAAAGCGACCAATGTTGGGTGATATCAACTTAGAAAAACTCCATAATCTTCCCACAAATACTTTAGGATATGCCGTTCTATAA
- a CDS encoding IS4 family transposase translates to MLPQSYQTIFRKHLSEQQYLTLEILLLLIQAHRQVKLSKLASLFPQPIKYESRKRNLQRFLGIGKLCVKLLWFPLIKYWIRQSLTPKQLNREQRRYFHKKQYQKYGYWMVALDRTQWKGRNIFMVTLVWGTHALPLYWETLNHVGNSNLQTQKRLIKTAIKLLKKCRIVVLADREFHSPKLAKWLDEQGVYFALRQKKNLYFQEKPEQEYQVLKNQGFKPGMSRFYEKVKCGKGDELGLFNIAVYWKRKYRNSGPKEPWYILTNLPTLQQTLCLYRCRWGIEQFFKDCKTGGYNLEDTKVNETRFLALVLLIVIAYSLATMHGQRMKKLGIETYAGRIQQHQDKYPRQSDFSFALYGQLWIYGMELWADLALNLINLKPHKRLFFQRGFQALSLMKQAL, encoded by the coding sequence ATGTTACCACAATCATATCAAACAATTTTCCGAAAGCATTTGAGTGAACAGCAGTATTTGACACTAGAGATATTGTTGTTATTAATACAGGCTCATCGCCAAGTAAAACTGTCAAAATTGGCCAGCTTGTTTCCCCAACCAATTAAATATGAAAGCAGGAAACGTAATCTACAAAGATTTTTAGGAATAGGTAAACTCTGCGTAAAATTATTATGGTTTCCATTGATAAAATATTGGATTAGACAATCGTTAACACCAAAACAACTGAATCGAGAACAGCGCCGTTATTTTCATAAAAAACAGTATCAAAAATATGGTTATTGGATGGTAGCACTGGATAGAACACAGTGGAAGGGGCGAAATATATTTATGGTGACATTGGTATGGGGTACTCATGCCCTACCACTATATTGGGAAACATTAAATCATGTCGGAAATAGTAATTTACAAACACAGAAAAGATTAATAAAGACAGCAATAAAGTTGTTAAAAAAATGTCGAATTGTGGTGTTAGCAGACAGAGAATTTCATAGTCCAAAACTGGCTAAATGGCTTGATGAGCAAGGAGTTTACTTCGCTTTACGCCAGAAGAAAAACCTTTATTTTCAAGAAAAACCTGAACAAGAATATCAAGTTCTTAAAAATCAAGGATTTAAGCCAGGAATGTCGAGATTTTATGAAAAAGTTAAATGTGGTAAAGGGGATGAATTAGGCTTATTTAATATCGCTGTTTATTGGAAGAGAAAATATCGGAACTCTGGACCAAAAGAACCTTGGTATATCTTGACGAATCTACCAACTCTCCAACAAACTTTATGCCTCTATAGATGTCGATGGGGAATTGAGCAATTCTTTAAGGATTGTAAAACTGGTGGTTATAATTTAGAGGATACTAAAGTAAATGAAACTCGCTTTTTAGCTTTAGTATTATTGATTGTCATTGCTTATAGTTTAGCCACTATGCACGGTCAACGGATGAAAAAATTAGGTATAGAGACTTATGCCGGACGTATTCAACAACATCAGGACAAGTACCCACGTCAAAGTGATTTTAGCTTTGCTCTCTACGGACAACTATGGATTTATGGTATGGAATTATGGGCTGATTTAGCTCTGAATTTAATCAATCTCAAGCCTCATAAACGCCTCTTTTTTCAACGGGGCTTTCAGGCTCTATCCCTTATGAAACAAGCTCTTTAG
- the map gene encoding type I methionyl aminopeptidase, giving the protein MKIETIVILSQREIEKMRRAGSLAAKLLQHLEPLVKPGVSTLQLNDEAERWTQKHGAKSAPLGYKGYPKSICTSVNEVICHGIPNAKQILKDGDIINIDVTPIVEGYHGDTSKTFLVGNPSPTAQKLVEVTQECLRLGIAEVKPGAKIGDIGAAIQEYAESFGFSVVRDFVGHGISNIFHTAPDVPHYGIRGRGKKLRAGMVFTIEPMINEGTHEAQMLGDGWTAVTSDRLLSAQFEHTIAVTEDGVEILTLPLTGDKAVEDEMWQ; this is encoded by the coding sequence ATGAAAATCGAAACCATAGTCATTTTATCCCAACGAGAAATCGAAAAAATGCGCCGTGCTGGCAGCTTGGCCGCCAAGTTATTACAACATTTAGAACCTTTGGTTAAACCGGGAGTTAGCACTCTACAATTGAATGATGAAGCGGAAAGATGGACTCAAAAGCATGGAGCAAAAAGCGCTCCTTTAGGTTATAAAGGTTATCCTAAGTCTATTTGTACCAGTGTGAATGAGGTGATTTGTCATGGTATTCCCAATGCTAAACAAATTCTCAAGGATGGGGACATTATTAATATAGATGTTACGCCTATTGTTGAAGGTTATCATGGTGATACATCAAAAACATTTCTAGTGGGTAATCCTTCCCCCACAGCCCAAAAGTTAGTGGAAGTAACTCAAGAGTGTCTGCGGTTGGGAATTGCAGAGGTTAAACCAGGGGCAAAAATTGGAGATATTGGGGCAGCAATTCAAGAGTATGCGGAGTCTTTCGGCTTTTCTGTGGTGCGGGATTTTGTGGGACATGGAATTAGTAATATTTTCCATACTGCACCAGATGTTCCCCATTATGGCATTAGGGGTAGAGGGAAGAAACTGAGAGCCGGGATGGTGTTTACCATTGAACCGATGATTAATGAAGGAACTCATGAAGCCCAAATGCTTGGAGATGGTTGGACTGCGGTAACAAGCGATCGCCTCCTGTCTGCTCAATTTGAGCATACCATTGCTGTCACCGAAGATGGCGTAGAAATTCTGACTTTACCCTTAACGGGTGACAAGGCGGTTGAAGATGAGATGTGGCAATAA